A stretch of the bacterium genome encodes the following:
- a CDS encoding glycosyltransferase family 2 protein → MKPSVYLLILTWNAKKVLLECLESVFKLDYPNLKIVVMDNGGTDGTPAAVRERYGERVTLIENGENLHFARGNNPGIEFALRERADYLMLLNDDVIVDPKMVTTLVESIERDSSIGVIGPKVYYEHPPDQIWFAGGLVHLYKGTSEHIGIREKDAGQYDQSRDVDYITGCALMIRREVVEQIGPLDPAFLIYWEDTDWCMKAKRAGYRVVYEPAAKMWHKISASRGGQLSKYKIRNKLRSAWIFHKRYARWYHWLTIPFFFALDTLRILWMMATGGFKRGYKGS, encoded by the coding sequence ATGAAGCCTTCGGTCTATCTGCTGATTCTGACGTGGAACGCGAAGAAGGTTCTGCTCGAATGCCTTGAGTCGGTCTTCAAGCTGGACTATCCGAATCTGAAGATTGTGGTGATGGATAACGGGGGGACGGACGGCACACCGGCGGCGGTGCGCGAGCGATACGGCGAGCGCGTGACGCTCATTGAAAACGGCGAGAATCTGCATTTTGCGCGGGGCAACAATCCGGGGATTGAGTTTGCGCTGCGGGAGAGAGCGGATTACCTGATGCTCTTGAACGACGACGTGATTGTCGACCCGAAGATGGTCACGACGCTGGTGGAGTCGATTGAGCGGGATTCCAGTATCGGAGTGATTGGCCCGAAGGTGTATTACGAACATCCGCCCGACCAAATCTGGTTTGCGGGGGGACTGGTACACCTCTACAAGGGAACTTCCGAGCATATCGGCATCCGCGAGAAAGACGCGGGCCAGTATGATCAGTCGCGCGACGTGGACTATATCACGGGCTGCGCGCTGATGATTCGGCGCGAAGTGGTGGAGCAGATCGGGCCGCTGGATCCGGCGTTTCTGATCTACTGGGAAGACACGGACTGGTGCATGAAGGCGAAGCGCGCGGGCTATCGGGTGGTTTATGAACCCGCAGCGAAGATGTGGCACAAGATTTCAGCGAGCCGCGGCGGCCAGCTCAGCAAATACAAAATTCGAAACAAGCTGCGCAGCGCGTGGATATTTCACAAGCGCTACGCGCGCTGGTATCACTGGTTGACGATTCCGTTCTTTTTCGCGCTGGACACGCTGCGTATCTTATGGATGATGGCAACGGGCGGATTCAAGCGCGGGTATAAAGGCTCGTAG
- a CDS encoding NAD-dependent epimerase/dehydratase family protein, translated as MKVLITGVAGMIGARLADWIADHKPEIEIVGIDDLSGGYLENINPKVQFYKQNLADDISAIFEKEKPDIVYHLAAYAAEGLSPFVRVFNYQNNLIATTRVITQCIKHRVKRLVYTSSMSVYGRGKVPFDERDQQAPIDPYGVAKYAAEMDVQIAHEQHGLDFCIIRPHNVYGAKQNIWDKYRNVLGIWMFRLMCGEPVSIFGDGEQKRAFSYIDDITEPLWNAAVRPEASGQIINLGGIHECTINEAADTLIKVVGHGQKVHLEARHEVKHAWSTYQKSIDLLGFEHRTNLEEGLTKMWEWAQTQPKRHQFEWTQYELEVGVYSYWKR; from the coding sequence GTGAAAGTCCTGATTACCGGCGTCGCAGGCATGATTGGGGCCAGACTCGCCGATTGGATTGCCGACCACAAGCCCGAAATTGAAATCGTCGGCATTGATGACTTGTCGGGCGGATATCTCGAAAACATCAACCCCAAAGTCCAATTCTACAAGCAGAATCTGGCCGACGACATCAGCGCGATTTTCGAAAAAGAAAAACCCGACATCGTCTACCATCTGGCCGCCTACGCCGCCGAAGGCCTGAGCCCCTTCGTGCGCGTCTTCAACTATCAGAACAATCTGATCGCCACCACCCGCGTCATCACCCAATGCATCAAGCATCGCGTCAAGCGGCTCGTCTATACGTCGTCCATGTCCGTCTACGGACGCGGCAAGGTGCCCTTCGACGAACGCGACCAGCAGGCGCCGATTGATCCCTATGGTGTTGCCAAATACGCCGCCGAAATGGACGTGCAGATTGCCCATGAACAGCATGGACTCGACTTCTGCATCATCCGCCCGCACAACGTCTACGGCGCGAAGCAAAACATCTGGGACAAATACCGCAATGTGCTCGGCATCTGGATGTTTCGCCTGATGTGCGGAGAACCGGTCTCGATTTTCGGAGACGGCGAACAAAAGCGCGCGTTTTCCTACATCGATGATATCACAGAGCCGCTGTGGAATGCCGCGGTCCGCCCCGAAGCCTCAGGCCAGATTATCAATCTCGGCGGCATACATGAATGCACGATCAACGAAGCTGCGGACACGCTCATCAAAGTCGTCGGTCACGGCCAGAAGGTGCATCTTGAAGCGCGACACGAAGTCAAACACGCCTGGTCCACCTATCAAAAATCCATTGACCTGCTCGGATTTGAGCACCGCACCAATCTCGAAGAAGGTCTGACCAAGATGTGGGAGTGGGCGCAGACGCAACCCAAGCGCCATCAGTTTGAGTGGACGCAATACGAACTCGAAGTCGGAGTCTATTCGTATTGGAAGCGATAA
- the secG gene encoding preprotein translocase subunit SecG, whose product MLYGFLIALQIIVSILLVVVILLQNAKGGGLAGIAGSMGSSTVFGGRQAANFLQRATTILATVFMLNCLVMALMSGASAPQTSVTQQAVQASGEPSPVPSIPGGAQVSPVQPSQTATQTTTPAETPASTNGQQQPANGGN is encoded by the coding sequence ATGCTTTACGGATTCCTAATCGCGCTGCAGATCATCGTTTCAATTCTGCTGGTGGTGGTAATACTTCTGCAGAACGCCAAGGGCGGCGGGCTGGCGGGCATCGCCGGCAGCATGGGTTCATCGACGGTGTTTGGCGGTCGTCAGGCAGCGAATTTCCTACAGCGCGCGACGACGATATTGGCGACGGTGTTCATGCTCAACTGTCTGGTGATGGCGTTGATGTCCGGCGCGTCTGCTCCGCAGACTTCGGTGACTCAGCAGGCGGTGCAGGCGAGTGGAGAGCCAAGTCCTGTGCCGTCCATTCCGGGTGGAGCGCAGGTGAGTCCTGTGCAGCCCTCTCAGACGGCGACACAGACGACAACTCCGGCGGAGACTCCGGCTTCGACGAACGGGCAGCAGCAGCCCGCCAACGGGGGAAATTAG
- a CDS encoding DUF1801 domain-containing protein has product MNKEISAYHRALSAGDRAICDKLRAEIERGLPDAESKIWHGAPVWFLDGNPIVGYHKLKDCVRLLFWSGQSFEEAGLQPEGKFKAAEVRYMAAEQVVSKHLQRWLKKSRAIQWDYKNIVKRRGRLVKLAADEPPKAKKTAAKTAQAPGNSYKNGQLISEQKGNTLTYYFKTGEIKAQGRFVNGMMQGKWIFNRESGQLWQIGHFKDNMKHGTFVRYDRNGEEEYHAEFSDGRLTVKK; this is encoded by the coding sequence ATGAACAAAGAGATTTCAGCATATCATCGCGCTTTATCGGCGGGCGACCGCGCGATATGCGATAAGTTGCGAGCTGAAATCGAGCGCGGGCTGCCGGATGCGGAGAGCAAGATTTGGCACGGTGCTCCGGTGTGGTTTCTGGACGGCAATCCGATTGTCGGCTATCACAAGTTGAAAGACTGCGTGCGACTGCTGTTTTGGAGCGGTCAGTCGTTCGAGGAAGCGGGATTGCAGCCGGAGGGGAAGTTCAAAGCGGCGGAGGTTCGCTACATGGCTGCGGAACAGGTTGTTTCAAAGCATTTGCAGCGGTGGCTGAAGAAATCGCGCGCAATCCAGTGGGATTATAAGAACATCGTCAAGCGCAGAGGCAGGCTTGTCAAACTTGCGGCGGACGAGCCGCCGAAAGCCAAGAAGACTGCAGCGAAAACCGCGCAAGCGCCGGGCAATAGCTATAAGAACGGTCAGTTGATTTCCGAGCAAAAAGGGAATACGCTGACCTACTACTTCAAGACGGGGGAAATCAAGGCGCAGGGAAGGTTCGTAAACGGGATGATGCAGGGGAAGTGGATATTCAACCGCGAGTCGGGGCAGTTGTGGCAAATCGGCCACTTCAAAGACAATATGAAGCACGGGACGTTCGTGCGCTATGACAGAAACGGCGAGGAAGAGTATCACGCCGAATTTTCCGACGGCAGATTAACTGTGAAGAAATAA
- a CDS encoding amidohydrolase has translation MTRLLTLLLLFLVVCSAQADTRALVRSTYEHLHAHPELGHKEFETSKLIRTELERAGYKEFVDSRSLKTEVITVLRTGRPGRTICLRADLDALEIEENSGLECVSKISGLMHACGHDAHSAMLLGAAVELKRDPRVKGTIVFLFQPAEEVKGGADDIIEDSTLHKLGVERVFGQHVFPGLPVGTIRIAPGPVLAGSNYYSVVVKGRGSHAAYPHQGDDVPTCLANIVSGLTSLPARKLNVLEEPCIISVGWIECDTAKVYNALPEECSFGGTVRAYMDIGDSLQNGGTIESMMENFITHTAQATGCTATLKLRRGAPPTLNDPQLTEAVLAAARDFPALRPDGQSIKRMTAEDFSYYTQEFPSLYFSLGIAKDGLGEAGLHTSEFTIHPDALDVGTDFLVWLAKWGTQKP, from the coding sequence ATGACTCGACTCTTGACCCTTTTATTGCTCTTCCTCGTCGTCTGCAGCGCGCAGGCCGACACGCGCGCGCTCGTGCGCTCAACCTACGAGCATCTGCACGCTCATCCCGAATTGGGTCACAAGGAGTTTGAGACGTCGAAGCTGATTCGCACGGAACTCGAGCGGGCGGGCTACAAGGAGTTTGTCGATTCGCGGTCATTGAAGACGGAAGTCATCACGGTTCTACGCACGGGACGGCCGGGCCGGACGATTTGTCTGCGTGCGGATTTGGACGCGCTGGAAATCGAAGAGAATAGCGGACTCGAGTGTGTGTCCAAGATTTCAGGACTGATGCACGCGTGCGGTCACGACGCGCACTCCGCGATGCTGCTGGGCGCGGCGGTGGAATTAAAGCGTGACCCGCGGGTCAAGGGTACAATTGTTTTTCTGTTTCAGCCGGCGGAAGAAGTCAAGGGCGGCGCGGACGACATTATCGAAGACAGCACGCTGCACAAACTCGGAGTCGAGCGCGTGTTCGGTCAGCATGTGTTTCCCGGACTGCCCGTAGGAACCATTCGGATTGCGCCCGGGCCGGTGTTGGCGGGCAGCAATTACTACAGTGTGGTGGTGAAGGGACGCGGTTCGCACGCGGCGTATCCGCATCAGGGCGACGACGTGCCGACCTGTTTGGCGAACATCGTGAGCGGTCTGACAAGTTTGCCCGCGCGCAAGCTGAATGTGCTTGAAGAGCCGTGCATCATCAGCGTGGGTTGGATAGAATGCGACACGGCGAAAGTTTACAACGCACTGCCGGAGGAGTGTTCGTTCGGAGGGACAGTGCGGGCGTATATGGACATTGGTGATTCACTGCAGAACGGCGGCACGATTGAGAGCATGATGGAGAATTTCATTACGCACACGGCGCAGGCTACGGGCTGCACAGCGACTCTTAAGCTTAGACGCGGCGCTCCGCCGACGCTCAATGATCCGCAGTTGACCGAAGCGGTGCTGGCGGCGGCGCGCGACTTTCCGGCGTTGCGGCCCGACGGGCAAAGCATCAAACGCATGACGGCGGAGGACTTTTCGTATTACACGCAGGAGTTTCCGAGTCTCTATTTCAGTTTGGGGATTGCCAAGGACGGATTGGGCGAAGCGGGACTGCACACGAGCGAGTTTACGATTCATCCGGACGCGCTGGACGTGGGCACGGACTTTTTGGTTTGGCTGGCGAAGTGGGGCACGCAAAAGCCGTAA
- a CDS encoding VOC family protein translates to MGQPVVHFEITGSDGGALQSFYSKLFGWKIDASNPMQYGLVAAEEGSIGGGISGIEPGGSPRVTVYIGVDKIDPVLADVAKLGGKTVLPRTVIPGMVTMALFTDPSGNVIGLVENTMPPA, encoded by the coding sequence ATGGGACAACCAGTTGTGCATTTTGAAATCACCGGTTCGGACGGCGGCGCGCTGCAGTCGTTTTACAGCAAGCTGTTCGGCTGGAAGATTGACGCAAGCAATCCGATGCAATATGGATTAGTCGCGGCGGAGGAAGGGAGCATCGGCGGCGGAATCAGCGGCATCGAGCCGGGTGGGTCACCGCGAGTAACGGTTTACATCGGGGTGGACAAGATTGATCCGGTGCTGGCGGATGTAGCGAAGCTGGGTGGAAAAACAGTACTGCCCCGCACGGTGATTCCGGGGATGGTTACCATGGCGTTGTTTACGGATCCATCCGGCAACGTGATTGGTTTGGTCGAGAATACGATGCCTCCGGCGTAA
- a CDS encoding DMT family transporter, whose amino-acid sequence MRQWLVFLYLGCLAWGTSFLWIKYALREIGPITMVSWRLIFGAVITFAVLRWNKFELKWSGKEFWLPVVLGVTSLAMPISLIGFAETRIDSGLAGVLNATMPLWTMVIAHFALHDESFTVPKFIGLLSGIGGIYLLMNPEIGKERDVLGQGAMITATLLYALSTVAQRKYLRGVHPFQTSLPLILGGLVFGVTAASIVEGPFHVPQQPLTWIACAWMGILGMGLSTLAWFYLINHWGATRTSLVTFVFPPTAVLLGVVFLGEPLHWDIVLGGGLIIAGIALVNWRK is encoded by the coding sequence GTGCGGCAGTGGCTCGTGTTTCTGTACTTGGGCTGCTTGGCTTGGGGGACATCGTTTTTGTGGATCAAATACGCGCTGCGCGAGATTGGTCCGATTACGATGGTGAGTTGGCGACTGATCTTTGGAGCGGTGATTACGTTTGCGGTGCTCAGATGGAACAAGTTTGAGCTGAAGTGGTCGGGCAAGGAGTTCTGGCTTCCGGTTGTGCTGGGAGTGACGAGTCTGGCGATGCCGATTAGCTTAATCGGATTTGCGGAGACGCGGATTGATTCGGGGCTTGCGGGGGTGCTGAACGCGACGATGCCGCTGTGGACGATGGTGATTGCGCATTTCGCTTTGCATGACGAGTCGTTTACGGTTCCGAAGTTCATCGGGCTGTTGTCGGGCATCGGTGGAATCTACTTGCTGATGAATCCGGAAATCGGGAAAGAGCGCGACGTGCTGGGACAAGGGGCGATGATTACGGCGACGCTGCTCTATGCACTCAGCACGGTTGCGCAACGGAAGTATTTGCGTGGGGTGCATCCGTTTCAAACGAGTCTGCCGCTGATTCTGGGCGGGCTGGTGTTCGGCGTGACGGCGGCCTCGATAGTCGAAGGTCCGTTTCACGTGCCGCAGCAGCCGTTGACGTGGATCGCCTGTGCGTGGATGGGAATATTGGGGATGGGACTATCGACGCTGGCGTGGTTCTATCTGATCAATCACTGGGGGGCGACGCGCACGTCGCTGGTGACGTTTGTTTTTCCGCCGACGGCGGTGCTGCTGGGTGTGGTGTTTCTCGGAGAGCCGCTGCATTGGGATATCGTGCTGGGCGGCGGATTGATTATCGCAGGGATTGCCTTGGTGAACTGGAGAAAGTAA
- a CDS encoding carboxypeptidase regulatory-like domain-containing protein translates to MRRSPLIICLAGLLVLSVSAFAQVSQGGTPASLSVALNLQAQTVSLPPVDHALMLAEDEQESKDVPLRFGYPHEVNYNLENSGTWEETKEGRVWRLRIQSRGAYSINLVFDRFDLPAGGQLFIYNDDYDYVIGGFTEANEFPSGEFSTQPVPGDAITLEYLEPLEAQGQSVISVMRVVHAYRNLFGRVNNPLDAFGDSGTCNNNVNCPEGAPWQNEKRGVVMLLTSGGSRFCSGSLINNTNNDATPFVLTANHCGPSTTTVFMFNYESPGCPNVNGPTNQTVAGCQLLSNSTPSDVFLVRLNSAVPLSYNPFFSGWNANDVAATNSVCIHHPRGDIKKITFDYHAPVSDTWSGTPANSHWRILTWEDGTTEPGSSGSPLFDQNHRITGQLHGGTASCTNNIDDYYGKFSLSMLNGLRPHLDPSNSGAMTLDGYDPQSGGALTGVVRNATTNNPIEGATVSIIGGTQTATTNASGVYFMNVPDSATYNLAFSAFAYVSDTVSGLYVGAEDTVTADMSLIPLPIITVLNEDFETGAPGWTHESAGGTWVDDWHVSTERARSATHSYKCGSTTTGTYRALNDARLTSPVLTNLPANAQLSFWMQMEGEVSGVYADSAYDGGIFEISENGGPFLRVATAEGYTHTFRYTVGGGTPAQGPMLGQPCWSGTVTTWTQKTMDLSAYEGSNVQLRFRFGSDNSVQREGWYVDDVLVQAVGELSNVTTPLELTIMVEGEDVILRWAADDNPSYRVYTSLDADDPLQTLVGQTEQNTYTIVGGASNESQRYYTVVGYRP, encoded by the coding sequence ATGAGACGGTCCCCATTAATAATTTGTTTAGCAGGATTGCTGGTGCTTTCGGTGTCGGCGTTCGCGCAGGTGTCGCAAGGCGGAACGCCTGCAAGTTTGAGTGTCGCGTTGAATCTGCAGGCGCAGACGGTGAGTCTGCCGCCGGTGGATCATGCGTTAATGCTGGCGGAAGACGAGCAGGAGAGCAAGGATGTTCCGCTGCGCTTCGGCTATCCGCACGAAGTGAACTACAATTTGGAGAACAGCGGCACGTGGGAAGAGACGAAAGAGGGTCGGGTTTGGCGGCTGCGGATTCAATCGCGCGGAGCCTACTCGATCAATTTGGTGTTCGACCGGTTTGATTTGCCGGCGGGCGGTCAGTTGTTCATTTACAATGATGATTATGACTACGTGATCGGCGGATTCACGGAAGCGAACGAGTTTCCGTCGGGAGAATTTTCGACGCAGCCGGTGCCGGGCGACGCGATTACGCTGGAATATCTGGAGCCGCTTGAGGCACAGGGCCAGAGTGTGATATCGGTGATGCGCGTGGTGCACGCCTATCGCAATCTGTTCGGGCGGGTGAATAATCCGTTGGACGCGTTCGGCGACAGCGGGACGTGCAACAACAACGTGAATTGTCCGGAAGGCGCGCCGTGGCAGAACGAGAAGCGCGGCGTGGTGATGCTTCTGACGTCGGGCGGTTCGCGGTTCTGTTCGGGTTCCTTGATCAACAACACGAACAACGACGCGACGCCGTTCGTGCTGACGGCGAATCATTGCGGGCCTTCGACGACGACGGTGTTCATGTTCAACTATGAGAGTCCGGGCTGTCCGAACGTGAACGGGCCGACGAATCAGACGGTAGCGGGTTGCCAGTTGTTGAGCAACAGCACGCCGTCGGACGTATTTCTGGTGCGGTTGAACAGCGCGGTGCCGTTGAGCTATAATCCGTTTTTCAGCGGTTGGAACGCGAACGACGTGGCGGCGACGAACTCGGTGTGTATCCACCATCCGCGCGGCGATATCAAGAAGATTACGTTTGATTACCATGCTCCGGTGTCGGATACGTGGTCGGGCACACCGGCGAATTCGCATTGGAGAATTCTGACATGGGAAGACGGGACGACGGAGCCGGGATCTTCGGGTTCACCGCTGTTTGATCAGAATCACCGGATCACGGGGCAGTTGCACGGCGGGACGGCGAGCTGCACAAACAACATAGACGATTATTACGGGAAGTTTTCGCTGTCGATGCTGAACGGACTGCGTCCGCATCTCGATCCGAGCAACAGCGGCGCGATGACGTTGGACGGCTATGATCCGCAGTCGGGCGGCGCATTGACGGGCGTGGTGAGGAATGCGACGACGAATAATCCGATAGAGGGAGCGACGGTCAGCATCATCGGCGGCACACAGACCGCGACGACGAACGCGAGCGGTGTGTATTTCATGAATGTTCCGGACAGCGCGACCTACAATCTGGCATTCAGCGCGTTCGCGTATGTGTCGGATACGGTCAGCGGACTTTACGTAGGTGCGGAAGATACGGTGACGGCGGACATGAGTCTGATTCCGCTGCCGATCATCACGGTGTTGAATGAGGACTTTGAGACGGGCGCACCGGGCTGGACGCACGAGAGCGCAGGCGGGACGTGGGTGGACGACTGGCATGTTTCGACGGAACGCGCGCGTTCCGCAACGCACAGCTACAAGTGCGGTTCGACGACGACGGGAACGTATCGCGCATTGAATGATGCGCGGTTGACATCACCGGTGCTGACGAATCTTCCGGCGAACGCGCAGCTTTCATTCTGGATGCAGATGGAAGGTGAAGTGTCGGGCGTGTATGCAGACTCCGCATACGACGGCGGCATCTTTGAAATTTCCGAGAACGGCGGTCCGTTTTTGCGCGTGGCGACGGCAGAAGGCTACACGCATACGTTCCGTTACACGGTAGGCGGCGGGACACCGGCGCAAGGGCCGATGCTCGGTCAGCCGTGCTGGTCGGGAACGGTGACGACGTGGACGCAGAAGACGATGGATTTGTCGGCGTATGAAGGGTCTAACGTGCAACTGCGTTTCCGTTTCGGTTCGGACAATAGCGTGCAGCGCGAAGGCTGGTATGTGGATGACGTGCTGGTGCAGGCGGTGGGAGAATTGTCGAACGTGACAACACCGCTGGAATTGACGATCATGGTGGAAGGCGAAGACGTGATACTGCGCTGGGCGGCGGACGATAATCCGTCATATCGAGTTTACACATCGTTGGACGCGGATGATCCGCTGCAGACGCTGGTGGGACAGACGGAACAGAATACGTATACGATAGTCGGCGGCGCGAGTAATGAGAGTCAGCGCTACTATACAGTCGTGGGCTATCGTCCGTAA
- a CDS encoding CBS domain-containing protein, with protein MKLSEILAEKGTQIYSAQASDPVLSAVETLVTHNVGALAVLDTDGELCGIFSERDILRLVSKTAGELRDLKVGAFMTREVITGTPDDDLEDSMARMTMKHIRHLPVVQRGRLLGMISIGDLVKARLIETEFLNQQMENLVLGRYPA; from the coding sequence ATGAAACTTTCGGAAATCCTGGCCGAAAAGGGCACACAAATCTACAGCGCGCAAGCGAGTGATCCAGTGCTTTCGGCGGTAGAGACGTTGGTGACGCATAACGTCGGCGCACTGGCTGTCTTGGATACAGACGGGGAGTTGTGCGGGATATTTTCGGAACGGGATATTCTGCGTCTTGTGTCCAAGACGGCAGGGGAACTCCGGGACTTAAAGGTCGGTGCATTCATGACACGTGAAGTGATCACGGGCACGCCGGACGATGACTTGGAGGACTCCATGGCGCGGATGACGATGAAACATATTCGCCATTTGCCGGTGGTGCAGCGAGGACGGCTGCTGGGGATGATTTCGATCGGCGACTTGGTGAAAGCGCGCTTGATCGAGACGGAGTTTTTGAATCAGCAGATGGAAAATCTGGTATTGGGAAGATACCCTGCGTGA